Proteins found in one Solitalea lacus genomic segment:
- a CDS encoding toprim domain-containing protein gives MKMLPIKDAIQIDLVDYLASLNHPPQKILNQDYWYYSPLREEHTPSFKINRKLNVWYDHGLGKGGGLIEFGILFFNCSVSNFLERLAQHKPLTSFSFPPPHFLAGEKKKTDESKIVILDTRSLAAKSLTDYLEYRCIPVHAANLSCKEVDFLLYGKQHTAIGFQNNSGGYELRNKDFKCCCSPKDITFFENNSEVIAVFEGFFDYLSFLTMNHGLKIKPTNFLILNSLSLLKKATQTIDKHDRVYLYLDRDKSGIHTTQQLLKLDRCKYIDQSRLYQNHKDLNDWLIHKKQSINHRQRIRRKL, from the coding sequence ATGAAAATGCTACCAATTAAGGATGCGATACAAATTGATTTGGTGGATTATTTAGCCTCACTAAATCATCCGCCACAAAAGATCTTGAATCAGGATTACTGGTATTATTCACCATTAAGAGAAGAGCACACACCCTCTTTTAAAATAAATCGAAAACTCAATGTGTGGTATGACCATGGATTGGGCAAAGGTGGGGGTCTGATTGAATTTGGCATTCTCTTTTTTAACTGTTCTGTAAGCAACTTTCTAGAACGTTTGGCTCAGCATAAACCCTTAACCTCTTTTTCTTTCCCCCCACCCCATTTCCTTGCGGGTGAAAAGAAAAAAACGGATGAAAGTAAAATCGTTATTCTCGATACACGTTCGCTTGCTGCTAAATCGTTAACTGATTATCTAGAATACCGCTGTATTCCAGTTCATGCTGCAAACCTGTCATGCAAGGAGGTTGATTTTTTATTATATGGCAAGCAGCACACGGCAATTGGTTTTCAAAATAATTCAGGAGGATACGAATTAAGAAACAAGGATTTCAAATGTTGTTGTTCTCCGAAGGACATTACCTTCTTTGAGAATAACAGCGAAGTGATAGCCGTTTTTGAAGGCTTTTTCGACTATCTGTCTTTTTTAACCATGAATCATGGATTAAAAATAAAACCTACCAACTTCTTAATCCTAAACTCACTTTCCCTCCTTAAAAAAGCAACACAGACCATTGATAAACATGACAGGGTATATCTCTATTTAGATCGGGACAAAAGTGGTATTCATACTACCCAACAACTCTTAAAATTAGACAGGTGTAAGTACATCGATCAAAGTCGTTTATACCAAAATCATAAAGATTTAAACGATTGGTTAATTCATAAAAAGCAAAGCATAAATCACCGTCAAAGGATAAGAAGAAAACTTTGA
- a CDS encoding carbonic anhydrase: protein MINEDILGSLEYACKVSGSKVIVVLGHEHCGAIKSAIDSVQLGNITALLNKIQPAVQKAKSTFQGETSSKNEKFVQAVCEENVKTAIDQIKTQSHILNEMEQKGEIKIIGGIYDMTTGKVHFME, encoded by the coding sequence ATTATTAATGAAGACATTTTGGGTAGTTTGGAGTATGCCTGCAAGGTTTCAGGATCAAAAGTTATTGTTGTTTTAGGGCATGAACATTGTGGCGCCATTAAGTCTGCAATTGACAGTGTTCAATTAGGCAACATTACTGCTCTATTAAATAAAATTCAACCCGCTGTACAAAAAGCCAAATCGACATTCCAAGGAGAAACCTCTTCAAAGAACGAGAAATTCGTGCAGGCAGTTTGTGAGGAAAATGTAAAAACAGCCATTGATCAAATCAAGACTCAAAGTCATATTCTAAATGAAATGGAACAAAAGGGAGAGATTAAAATCATTGGAGGGATTTATGATATGACAACAGGAAAGGTTCATTTTATGGAATAA
- a CDS encoding IS110 family transposase: MEQESIPMEVVNAHAAGVDVGSRSHWVAVGQQPEEVREFGVYNQDLFAMAQWLGEKKVKTVAMESTGTYWQNLYAVLIAKGFQVVLCNGKFTKNIKGKKTDVKDCQWIQKLHTLGLLNSSFLPDEATEQLRTYCRHRSNLLHQAASTSKKMQKYLRLLNLRLDVVVNDICGLTGLSIIRAICQGESNPQKLASLRHGNCRKSEHELALALQSNGRADYLFALQQELETYDYLQEKVLQCDVKIGEQLEKIIGNDPNKNQHQLPPKIYKRINKNSPKDIDLNLKSYQMFEGVDLLAIEGMSYSTVLSLMSEVGLAGIRKFGNAKQFASWLRLAPNNKVSGGKVLSSKVPKGSNRLKIALRNAANAIGNLKDSTPLRDFFQRISFRKGRVSAISATARKLAVIIWNLLIKGATYINPAGYLFLDQKRKLGMVKRIRKQIDKFGLTNEELGFNSL; the protein is encoded by the coding sequence ATGGAACAGGAATCGATTCCAATGGAAGTGGTCAATGCTCATGCGGCAGGAGTCGACGTGGGCAGCCGGTCGCACTGGGTGGCTGTGGGACAACAGCCGGAAGAGGTCAGGGAATTTGGGGTGTATAACCAGGATCTCTTTGCCATGGCCCAGTGGCTCGGGGAGAAAAAAGTCAAAACAGTAGCGATGGAAAGTACAGGCACCTATTGGCAAAACCTTTATGCCGTACTCATAGCCAAAGGCTTTCAGGTCGTGTTGTGCAACGGAAAATTCACCAAGAACATTAAAGGGAAAAAGACGGATGTAAAAGATTGCCAGTGGATCCAGAAGCTGCACACGCTGGGCTTGTTAAACAGCAGCTTTTTACCCGATGAAGCGACCGAGCAACTGCGCACCTACTGTCGTCACCGATCCAACTTACTTCATCAGGCGGCCTCTACCTCCAAAAAAATGCAGAAATACCTTCGATTGCTCAACTTGCGACTGGATGTGGTGGTCAATGACATTTGCGGACTTACCGGCTTAAGCATCATTCGAGCCATTTGCCAAGGTGAATCCAATCCGCAAAAGCTAGCTTCCCTGCGACATGGCAACTGCCGAAAAAGTGAACACGAACTTGCCCTGGCCCTGCAAAGCAACGGCAGAGCCGATTACCTCTTTGCCTTGCAGCAGGAACTGGAGACTTATGATTACCTGCAGGAGAAGGTGCTGCAATGTGACGTAAAAATAGGCGAGCAGCTTGAAAAGATTATTGGCAATGACCCCAATAAAAACCAGCATCAACTCCCCCCTAAAATCTATAAACGCATTAATAAAAACAGCCCAAAAGACATTGACTTGAATCTGAAGTCCTATCAAATGTTCGAGGGAGTGGATTTACTGGCCATCGAAGGAATGAGTTATTCAACGGTACTTTCCTTAATGAGCGAAGTTGGTTTAGCAGGCATTCGGAAGTTTGGCAATGCCAAGCAATTTGCCAGCTGGTTGCGCCTGGCGCCCAACAACAAGGTGAGCGGGGGGAAGGTACTCTCAAGCAAAGTGCCCAAGGGAAGTAACCGGCTAAAAATAGCCTTGCGAAATGCAGCCAATGCCATTGGCAACCTGAAAGACTCCACACCCTTAAGGGATTTTTTTCAACGGATCAGTTTCCGAAAGGGACGTGTGTCGGCCATCAGCGCTACTGCCAGAAAGCTGGCCGTGATTATCTGGAACTTACTGATTAAAGGAGCCACTTACATTAACCCAGCAGGTTACCTGTTTTTGGATCAGAAAAGAAAACTGGGCATGGTGAAACGGATTCGGAAACAAATTGATAAATTCGGCCTGACTAATGAAGAATTGGGCTTTAATAGCCTTTAA
- a CDS encoding carbonic anhydrase has translation MKNKILPICIALMLLCIISCNNKTAENQTVIIDSDILNTQVLTQEQQNKLTPTEVIISLKVGNKEFVEDQLTVRNNSARVRQASLGQFPKAVILSCLDSRVPVEDVFHKGIGDLFVARVAGNPSYFRGIDSLG, from the coding sequence ATGAAAAATAAGATCCTGCCTATCTGCATTGCCTTGATGTTATTGTGTATTATCTCTTGCAATAACAAAACAGCAGAAAACCAAACGGTAATTATTGATTCAGACATACTTAACACACAGGTTTTAACTCAGGAGCAACAGAATAAGCTGACTCCTACTGAAGTAATAATAAGTTTAAAAGTTGGCAACAAAGAGTTTGTTGAAGATCAGCTTACTGTAAGAAATAATTCAGCTAGAGTGCGCCAGGCTTCTTTGGGCCAGTTTCCTAAAGCTGTTATTTTATCTTGTTTAGATTCAAGAGTTCCAGTTGAAGATGTTTTTCATAAAGGCATAGGCGATTTATTTGTCGCCCGCGTTGCCGGCAATCCATCCTATTTCAGAGGAATTGACTCCTTGGGCTAA
- a CDS encoding nucleotidyl transferase AbiEii/AbiGii toxin family protein, translated as MGIPAPSVEKDWWVTIVLKAIFNGQFKSILLFKGGTSLSKCFNLINRFSEDIDLVLDKNHFGIVDNPSKSQIKKLKKKACEFTSTELLAAIKAQLIEMGVPEDLFDITAENIEPTFPDKDPQRLTLIYKSVFDEQEIYISKGVIIEASSLSLQDPNMKRSINSMVCQHFPNTEFYEEPFEIPTIHPKRTLLEKVFLLHEEFKKQNDKIRSARMSRHLYDLNKLMNTDFLNEALNSPDLYLQIIQHRSLYHSLIGIDYQTHYPATIDFLPPEGEIRKKYKNDYEEMSQEMIYGDDKLGFDEIMTSMENLLKQIRTINLN; from the coding sequence ATTGGAATTCCGGCTCCATCAGTAGAAAAAGATTGGTGGGTAACGATTGTATTAAAGGCTATATTTAATGGTCAATTTAAGTCAATTTTATTATTTAAAGGTGGAACTTCATTAAGTAAATGTTTTAATTTAATTAATCGGTTTTCAGAAGATATAGACTTGGTTCTTGATAAAAACCATTTTGGGATTGTTGATAATCCATCAAAATCTCAAATTAAAAAATTGAAGAAAAAAGCCTGCGAATTTACAAGTACAGAATTATTGGCAGCGATCAAGGCTCAACTTATTGAAATGGGGGTTCCAGAAGACCTTTTTGATATAACTGCTGAAAATATTGAACCAACTTTTCCAGATAAAGATCCTCAGAGACTAACACTTATATATAAATCTGTATTTGATGAGCAAGAGATTTACATATCGAAAGGTGTAATCATTGAAGCAAGTTCCCTTTCATTACAAGACCCAAATATGAAAAGATCAATAAATTCTATGGTTTGCCAGCATTTTCCAAATACCGAATTTTATGAAGAGCCTTTTGAAATTCCTACAATCCATCCCAAAAGAACTTTATTGGAGAAAGTTTTCTTATTACATGAAGAGTTCAAGAAACAAAATGACAAGATACGGAGTGCAAGAATGTCTCGCCATCTTTACGATTTAAATAAACTTATGAATACTGATTTTCTGAATGAAGCCCTAAATAGCCCTGACCTATATTTGCAAATTATTCAGCATAGAAGCCTATATCACAGCTTAATTGGTATTGATTATCAAACACATTATCCAGCAACAATTGATTTCCTTCCTCCTGAAGGAGAGATTAGGAAAAAATATAAAAATGATTACGAGGAAATGTCCCAGGAGATGATATATGGTGACGACAAATTAGGATTTGACGAGATAATGACCTCTATGGAGAATTTATTAAAGCAAATCAGAACAATTAATTTAAATTAA
- a CDS encoding DUF6088 family protein has protein sequence MESTHQVIAQKIKKLRKGKIIYPTDFRGIGTTDSVKKALSRLTKDGVIRRAAHGIYYLPKIDPLIGELKPTAEEIAQSIAEKEHIKIKPAGSFAMNKLGISTQVPMNLVYMTDGSPRDIKVGKKVIKFKKTTPKKMALKGKYSSLVIQALEELNIDEIEKETQRKIIDILNKESIEVIRHDLSLSSQRINDYFIFLFNLK, from the coding sequence ATGGAGTCTACACATCAAGTAATTGCCCAAAAAATTAAAAAGTTACGCAAAGGAAAAATAATCTATCCTACCGATTTTAGAGGAATAGGGACTACTGATTCAGTAAAGAAAGCTCTTTCGAGACTTACAAAAGATGGTGTAATTAGACGTGCTGCACATGGAATATACTACTTGCCGAAAATAGATCCTCTAATAGGAGAATTGAAACCAACTGCAGAAGAAATTGCTCAATCTATAGCAGAAAAAGAGCACATAAAAATTAAACCTGCAGGATCGTTTGCAATGAATAAACTTGGAATTTCAACACAGGTGCCAATGAATTTAGTTTATATGACCGATGGTTCTCCCAGAGATATTAAAGTAGGCAAGAAGGTTATAAAATTTAAAAAAACTACGCCAAAGAAGATGGCTCTTAAGGGGAAATACAGTTCATTGGTAATCCAAGCCTTAGAAGAACTAAATATTGACGAAATCGAGAAAGAAACTCAACGCAAAATAATCGATATATTAAATAAAGAGTCTATTGAAGTCATAAGGCATGATCTTAGCCTGTCTTCTCAAAGAATTAATGATTACTTTATATTTTTGTTTAATCTAAAATGA
- a CDS encoding DUF6088 family protein, with protein sequence MTKLEELKKHLKRGQVYRRMDLTKWSKSVDHHLESLVSEGTLQKVSPGMYYFPKESAFGNTPPDEEELIRSFLKDDRFLLTSPNAYNSLGVGTTQLYNKRVVYNHKRHGEVMLGNRKFSFRIKPHFPKKATPEFLLVDLVNNIETLAEDQEKVLKNVLFKVESMNAKKLKHSVLEYGSLKAKKLFGPLIETKKKHTRYHNF encoded by the coding sequence GTGACAAAGCTAGAAGAATTAAAGAAGCATCTGAAGAGAGGTCAAGTATATCGCCGAATGGATCTGACTAAATGGTCTAAATCTGTCGATCATCATCTTGAATCACTTGTGAGTGAAGGAACCTTACAAAAGGTATCTCCAGGGATGTATTACTTTCCTAAAGAGTCTGCCTTTGGAAATACTCCACCGGATGAAGAAGAACTAATACGAAGTTTCCTAAAGGATGATCGCTTTCTTCTTACCTCTCCAAACGCATATAACAGTTTAGGAGTTGGAACCACACAACTTTACAATAAAAGAGTTGTGTATAATCATAAACGCCATGGTGAAGTTATGCTGGGCAACAGAAAGTTCTCTTTTCGAATAAAACCCCATTTCCCCAAAAAAGCAACTCCTGAATTTTTGCTGGTTGACTTAGTAAACAACATCGAAACGCTTGCTGAGGATCAAGAGAAAGTTTTAAAGAATGTACTATTCAAAGTCGAAAGTATGAATGCAAAAAAACTAAAGCATTCAGTCCTTGAGTATGGGAGTTTAAAAGCGAAAAAACTATTTGGACCACTAATAGAGACAAAAAAGAAGCACACACGGTACCATAATTTTTAA
- a CDS encoding Fic family protein, producing the protein MATPQQRFAEALKILKELQDKGNVAIYTDEIPNRTYRELLLKNGFIKEVSRGWYIPSNPEENDGDSTYWYSSYWEFCAKFLNKKYGTEWCLSADQSLNIHAGNWTVPFQLIIRAPQSNNTPTTLPHGTSLFNTKSDLPEANQITIERNIRMYNLPASLIYCTSRIYTSNPIEVRTALSLIRDASELLPILLEKGHTTIGGRLAGAFRNIKREKIADQIMETMKSTGYDIREEDPFTDKLNINLSSREKSPFVNRIKLMWQAMREVIIKDFPAAPGIPKDTDAYLKNVDDQYITDAYHSLSIERYKVTPELIERVTSGLWDKNINAEDKKQKDAMAARGYWQAFQVVKETIIKVLKNANPGTEADKDHHKWYRQLFDPSVSAGILKVSDLSGYRNNQVYIGGSKQVPLNVDAMRDAMPILFELLENEKEPFVKAVLGHFIFVFIHPYMDGNGRIARFLMNVMLASGGYPWTVIPVEQRSNYMKALESASVNQDITPFSQFIAYLVSEGLKGKPVAHLS; encoded by the coding sequence ATGGCAACACCACAACAAAGATTCGCGGAAGCATTGAAAATACTGAAAGAGTTACAAGATAAAGGAAACGTTGCAATATATACAGATGAAATCCCTAATAGAACATATAGAGAACTATTACTAAAGAATGGATTTATCAAAGAAGTCTCTAGAGGCTGGTATATTCCCAGTAATCCTGAAGAGAATGACGGTGATAGTACATATTGGTATAGTTCATATTGGGAGTTTTGTGCTAAATTTCTTAATAAGAAATATGGAACGGAATGGTGCCTATCCGCTGACCAATCATTGAATATACACGCAGGAAATTGGACTGTTCCATTTCAATTAATAATAAGAGCTCCACAATCAAACAATACTCCTACAACTCTCCCACATGGCACTTCTTTATTCAACACAAAATCAGATCTTCCTGAAGCTAACCAAATTACAATAGAGAGGAATATACGAATGTATAACCTGCCTGCTTCTTTGATTTATTGCACTTCCAGAATATATACCAGTAATCCAATAGAAGTTAGAACAGCACTTTCATTAATTAGAGATGCATCCGAATTGCTCCCCATTTTGCTAGAAAAAGGACATACAACAATCGGAGGAAGGCTGGCTGGAGCCTTCAGGAACATTAAGAGAGAAAAGATAGCCGACCAGATTATGGAAACCATGAAGAGTACTGGCTATGACATAAGAGAAGAAGATCCATTTACGGATAAACTTAATATTAATCTTTCCAGCCGTGAGAAATCCCCATTTGTCAACAGAATTAAATTAATGTGGCAAGCTATGAGAGAGGTCATTATTAAGGACTTTCCAGCTGCACCTGGCATTCCAAAAGACACTGATGCTTACCTAAAAAATGTAGACGATCAATATATAACGGATGCTTATCACTCTTTATCAATAGAAAGGTACAAGGTAACACCTGAATTAATTGAACGTGTAACAAGTGGTCTATGGGATAAAAACATTAATGCAGAAGATAAAAAACAGAAAGATGCTATGGCTGCCAGAGGTTACTGGCAAGCCTTTCAAGTAGTAAAGGAAACTATTATTAAAGTACTAAAGAATGCAAACCCCGGTACAGAAGCCGACAAGGATCACCATAAATGGTACCGTCAGCTTTTCGACCCTAGCGTTAGTGCAGGCATTCTAAAAGTTTCCGACCTTTCAGGCTATCGCAATAACCAGGTATACATTGGAGGCTCAAAGCAAGTCCCTTTAAATGTGGATGCTATGCGAGATGCAATGCCTATACTTTTTGAATTACTCGAAAATGAAAAGGAACCTTTTGTAAAAGCAGTATTGGGACATTTCATATTTGTCTTTATACATCCCTACATGGACGGAAATGGTCGTATAGCAAGGTTTTTAATGAATGTGATGCTTGCATCTGGAGGTTATCCATGGACTGTAATTCCTGTTGAACAACGATCGAACTATATGAAAGCATTAGAATCAGCGAGTGTAAATCAAGATATCACTCCTTTCTCACAATTTATTGCTTACCTAGTATCTGAAGGACTAAAAGGAAAGCCAGTAGCACATTTATCTTAA
- a CDS encoding family 20 glycosylhydrolase: MKLLSGNHLRALLFLLLTYSCAIKGWCKNFHAPLNDTSGVTGIVPAVQQWRPQQGYFNVEPEKVIIAVNIRDNNKLKTVSANLKADLTPLGFPHIEIIQSNIPLKGSIFLTLSSQTLPNGKESHRIRITSTQVVITGNSVEAIHFGARSVLQMVRAHAGNIPCGEVKDWPSYSRRMLMIDVGRKPWPLEVLKDYVRILSWHKMNELHLHLSDEAFGESYSAIRVQSDVFPQLAAKDLCYSKQEIKELVSFAKGYGIVITPEFDMPGHAAAFTNYFPDCMLKGYPNYLDVSNPKTLTIMKKFVDEMIPLFDAPDFHIGTDEYRVKYPPEEKEKLHQDFRRFINSMNAHIRSKGKNCRIWSGYESMMGKSVSVDSTVIVDMWDPYHDEHNGHLVINSSQYVSYYVPGCHYYGVNPEEVYNKWEPWQAGENVNKPQKNSPRLLGGKLHIWCDQGPTGYTMTEIADLVIPGIQAFAEKLWGTKGSASYDQYLNRSKAILPVSNVTVLNRLELQRSPSAPDVVLNIPNELELTSRNAIIDLPLAHADRADLEYPWTLSVDLKKLQTVEGKNVFLSSDLVELCGNYSWKQKEKIENNGQQNEQIHSGIGIVRAAGARQGTGSPAETYLSHDVSNGFEQQLPLNQWTNLTIVAFKGGASVYINGQKIGETNNQILCPLRHIGSNYGDSFVGKIRNLKVWNRNLSNEEIENTAVSNAKTSSSSIR; the protein is encoded by the coding sequence ATGAAACTTTTATCAGGTAATCACCTTCGGGCTCTCCTTTTTCTATTATTGACTTATTCTTGTGCAATAAAAGGATGGTGCAAAAATTTCCATGCACCTCTTAATGATACGAGTGGTGTAACCGGCATAGTACCTGCCGTTCAGCAATGGCGCCCGCAACAAGGATATTTTAATGTAGAACCTGAAAAGGTTATTATTGCTGTTAACATAAGGGACAATAACAAACTGAAAACAGTTTCTGCTAATTTAAAAGCAGACCTTACCCCCTTGGGATTCCCACATATTGAAATCATCCAGTCGAACATACCTCTTAAAGGAAGCATTTTTCTTACGCTTAGTTCCCAAACGTTACCCAACGGAAAAGAATCTCACCGTATCAGAATAACATCTACCCAAGTTGTTATAACAGGTAATTCTGTCGAAGCTATACATTTCGGCGCCCGTTCAGTATTACAAATGGTAAGGGCCCATGCGGGTAATATTCCTTGTGGCGAAGTAAAGGATTGGCCATCTTATTCAAGACGTATGCTAATGATAGATGTTGGCCGGAAACCATGGCCTTTGGAAGTTTTGAAGGATTATGTCCGTATTCTTTCCTGGCATAAAATGAATGAATTGCATCTGCATCTTTCAGACGAAGCATTTGGAGAATCGTATTCTGCAATTCGCGTACAATCGGATGTATTTCCGCAACTGGCCGCAAAAGATCTCTGTTATTCAAAACAAGAGATCAAAGAACTTGTATCCTTTGCCAAAGGATATGGCATCGTTATTACACCTGAGTTTGACATGCCCGGGCATGCTGCTGCTTTTACAAATTATTTTCCCGATTGCATGCTGAAAGGATATCCCAACTATCTGGATGTTTCGAATCCCAAAACATTGACCATTATGAAAAAGTTTGTGGATGAAATGATCCCGCTTTTTGATGCACCCGACTTTCATATTGGAACAGACGAATACAGGGTAAAATATCCTCCAGAAGAAAAGGAAAAGCTTCATCAGGATTTCCGCAGGTTTATTAATTCCATGAATGCACACATCCGCTCAAAAGGGAAAAACTGTCGGATATGGTCTGGTTACGAAAGCATGATGGGCAAATCGGTCAGTGTTGATTCAACTGTAATTGTTGATATGTGGGATCCATATCATGATGAACACAATGGCCACCTTGTCATCAACTCTAGTCAGTATGTTTCTTATTATGTACCTGGTTGTCACTATTATGGGGTAAACCCTGAAGAAGTTTACAACAAATGGGAACCCTGGCAAGCAGGCGAAAATGTAAATAAGCCACAAAAAAACAGTCCACGTTTACTTGGTGGCAAGCTGCATATCTGGTGTGACCAAGGGCCCACAGGCTATACGATGACGGAAATTGCTGACCTGGTAATTCCGGGCATCCAGGCATTCGCTGAAAAATTATGGGGAACAAAAGGTTCTGCCAGCTATGATCAGTATTTGAACCGCTCAAAGGCAATCCTTCCTGTTTCGAATGTCACGGTATTGAACCGACTTGAGTTACAACGTTCGCCTAGTGCCCCTGATGTCGTGCTCAATATTCCGAATGAACTGGAGCTAACTTCGAGGAATGCCATTATAGATTTACCACTTGCCCATGCCGACCGTGCTGATCTTGAATACCCATGGACTTTATCTGTGGATCTAAAAAAACTGCAAACCGTAGAGGGTAAAAATGTTTTTCTTTCCTCTGACCTGGTCGAGTTATGCGGCAATTATTCATGGAAACAGAAAGAAAAAATAGAGAATAACGGGCAGCAAAATGAACAAATACATTCAGGAATTGGTATTGTTCGTGCCGCCGGAGCACGACAGGGAACAGGCTCTCCCGCTGAAACGTATCTGTCACATGATGTGAGTAATGGATTTGAACAACAGCTTCCATTAAATCAATGGACAAACCTTACCATTGTTGCTTTCAAAGGGGGAGCATCCGTGTATATTAATGGGCAAAAAATTGGCGAAACTAACAATCAAATACTTTGTCCGCTTCGCCATATCGGCAGCAACTACGGCGATTCTTTCGTTGGAAAAATCCGCAACCTAAAAGTTTGGAACAGAAATCTATCAAATGAAGAAATTGAAAATACTGCAGTGTCAAATGCAAAAACATCAAGTTCTTCTATTCGTTAA
- a CDS encoding sigma-70 family RNA polymerase sigma factor, with product MSSEVEKTQFIKNYKALCYFAWEMVNDANLAEDLVQDAYVSFLMNKKSISNDEQAIKSFLYSSVRNAVYNLNRKSKTVLKYLQRQDFSAVDEVDYEHRIIRAEFMAAVHLIVADLPDACQQIFKLSYFEGLSNQEISEQLALSVNTIKTQKQRALRVLRHKLDPELFLVLLLLYFR from the coding sequence ATGTCGTCGGAAGTGGAAAAAACTCAATTCATTAAAAATTACAAAGCTTTGTGCTATTTCGCATGGGAAATGGTGAATGATGCCAATCTTGCCGAAGACCTAGTGCAAGATGCCTATGTGAGCTTTTTAATGAATAAAAAATCTATTTCAAATGATGAGCAAGCTATCAAATCTTTCCTGTACTCTTCTGTTCGTAATGCCGTTTATAATCTTAACCGTAAGTCAAAAACGGTACTGAAATATTTACAACGACAAGATTTTTCAGCTGTAGATGAAGTAGATTATGAACACCGGATTATCCGGGCAGAGTTTATGGCTGCTGTACACCTAATTGTTGCAGATCTTCCCGATGCCTGCCAACAGATTTTTAAATTAAGCTATTTTGAAGGTCTTTCAAATCAAGAGATTTCAGAACAATTAGCTTTATCGGTCAATACCATCAAGACCCAAAAACAAAGAGCCTTACGCGTCTTAAGGCATAAATTAGATCCTGAATTATTCCTTGTTTTGTTACTGTTATATTTCCGTTAA
- a CDS encoding FecR family protein, which translates to MSPHFMISVSYPEIMKSSPFYIAKLLIKKFREDLTEEEGTLLSDWTDRDPRNKALLTDLKKRSSEGIDTSIFNSFDEQEAWKSILRRQKQTSTLTLWKSIAAVLAVLISLSFYFLVNQSDSSSERIVESKNVKYKNDVLPAIKGAKLIRTDGSEIKVEDNIHFLADGRISTSSSDIIADEEELPATQNTLVVPAANFISLTLGDGTKVWVNANSRLNFPSKFAANERRVELEGEAYFEVAKDSARPFYVKSKGAEIKVLGTHFNVMAYSNQVTTTLEEGRVEVSKGDKKVVLIPGQRADIYNDAINVQPADLYKVLAWKNNIFYFKGDNIVEIAQQLQSWYDLEVSISKDVSQSQTYTGEIRRDANLSEVLNMLEFVSDLSFKINQNKLSISKRKL; encoded by the coding sequence TTGTCACCCCATTTCATGATTTCGGTTTCTTATCCTGAAATTATGAAAAGTAGCCCATTTTATATTGCCAAGTTGTTAATTAAAAAGTTCCGTGAAGACCTTACTGAGGAAGAAGGGACTTTGCTTTCCGACTGGACCGATAGAGATCCGCGTAATAAGGCTTTATTGACTGATCTTAAAAAACGATCTTCTGAAGGAATTGATACTTCGATCTTCAATAGCTTTGATGAGCAAGAAGCTTGGAAGTCTATTTTAAGAAGACAAAAGCAAACATCTACGCTGACTCTATGGAAGTCCATAGCTGCTGTACTAGCAGTCCTCATATCGCTGAGCTTTTATTTTCTGGTTAATCAATCCGATAGCAGTTCTGAGCGTATTGTAGAAAGCAAGAACGTTAAATACAAAAATGATGTACTTCCTGCCATTAAAGGAGCAAAACTGATTCGTACAGACGGTTCAGAGATAAAGGTGGAAGATAATATTCATTTTTTAGCTGACGGACGTATTAGCACTTCGTCGTCCGATATAATCGCGGACGAAGAGGAGCTGCCTGCTACGCAAAATACACTTGTAGTACCCGCCGCAAATTTTATTAGCCTGACACTGGGTGATGGAACAAAAGTCTGGGTCAATGCCAACAGTCGATTAAATTTCCCTTCAAAGTTTGCTGCAAATGAAAGACGGGTGGAGCTTGAAGGCGAAGCTTATTTCGAGGTTGCCAAGGATTCAGCTCGTCCGTTTTATGTGAAAAGTAAAGGCGCTGAAATCAAAGTACTAGGTACACATTTTAATGTAATGGCTTATTCCAATCAGGTAACAACAACATTGGAAGAGGGAAGGGTAGAGGTTTCTAAAGGAGATAAAAAGGTGGTGTTAATTCCCGGACAACGAGCGGATATCTATAATGATGCGATCAATGTACAACCTGCGGATTTGTACAAGGTACTGGCCTGGAAAAACAATATTTTCTACTTCAAGGGAGATAATATCGTAGAGATTGCGCAGCAATTACAGTCCTGGTATGATTTGGAAGTGTCTATTTCAAAGGATGTCTCACAATCACAGACCTATACAGGGGAGATTCGCCGGGATGCCAACCTTTCCGAAGTGTTGAACATGTTGGAGTTTGTGAGTGACCTGAGTTTTAAAATAAATCAAAATAAATTATCAATCTCTAAAAGAAAGCTATGA